In the genome of Notamacropus eugenii isolate mMacEug1 chromosome 5, mMacEug1.pri_v2, whole genome shotgun sequence, one region contains:
- the FAM167B gene encoding protein FAM167B, translating into MSLGSLAFGALGEEEETLDNLKALTAKLNLQTRRPSYLEWTARVQSQAWHRDQARAELREPESGAICGFHTLDDALQWLREELRQMRAQDRELAGQLLRLRSRMHQLKVEQICRQHQELLDDAELEAEAECLGFGEAAELLSPGSLRPTRLLAPPLRDIGLTRMNISARRFTLC; encoded by the exons ATGTCTCTGGGGTCCCTGGCATTTGGGGCcctgggtgaggaggaggagaccCTGGACAACTTGAAGGCACTCACTGCCAAATTAAATCTACAGACCAGAAGGCCCTCATACCTCGAGTGGACAGCCAGGGTCCAAAGCCAAGCCTGGCACCGAGATCAGGCCAGGGCTGAACTGCGGGAACCAGAATCTGGAGCCATTTGTGGTTTTCACACTCTGGATGACGCCTTGCAGTGGCTAAGAGAGGAGCTG AGGCAGATGCGAGCCCAGGACCGGGAGCTGGCAGGGCAGCTGTTGCGCCTCAGGTCCCGAATGCACCAGCTAAAGGTGGAACAGATCTGCAGGCAGCACCAGGAGCTGTTGGATGATGCTGAactggaggcagaagctgagTGTCTAGGCTTTGGAGAGGCAGCGGAGCTCCTGAGCCCAGGCTCTCTCCGGCCCACTCGCCTCCTGGCGCCCCCACTCAGGGACATCGGCCTCACCCGGATGAACATCAGTGCTCGTCGGTTCACCCTCTGCTGA
- the LOC140504632 gene encoding myotubularin-related protein 9-like isoform X2, with protein sequence MEFSELIRTGRAEALLLSSPGQTPVRGTLCITSHHLLLSAGHGSPSDLWLLLRNVDAVEKRVAGNSGTITLKCKDLNVLQLEIEGLEQTLDIAGSIEALSSLESVTTSYPFFYRPQSLRLGDAEYLHPPDHFYQQVALETNGWRLSTVNKDFSVCASYPPVLVVPREIGDEVLARSARFRQGGRFPVLCYYHSNKGTVMLRSSQPLQGANRRRCAEDEELLQAALALGGGQGLVLDTRSAQAVKQARITGGGTEAKAAYPGWKRLHRPLERGRPLQDSFVRLVEACTDPSLSMDRWLSRLDGCRWLTHVKEALTTACLAAQGMDREGVCILVHGAEGTDTTLLVTSLTQLILDPKCRTMRGFQSLLEREWIQAGHPFQQRCAHSAYAQGRPKHEAPLFLLFLDCVWQLSRQFPLSLEFGEGMLLALFEHAYASPFGTFLCNSEKERYLCDVKTKTHSLWSSLNQSEKRKSLCNPVYSPNPLVLWPSVEPQSLQLWAGLFLRWTRPPEPAQEAWQQLWKIVTEEEVTDTL encoded by the exons ATGGAGTTCTCGGAGCTGATCCGTACTGGTCGGGCGGAGGCGCTCCTTCTGTCCAGTCCTGGGCAGACGCCGGTGCGGGGCACCCTGTGTATCACCAGCCACCACCTGCTGCTGTCTGCCGGGCACGGAAGCCCTAGCGACCTGTGGCTGCTGCTGCGCAACGTGGATGCTGTGGAAAAGCG GGTGGCAGGAAACTCGGGCACCATCACCCTGAAATGTAAGGACCTGAACGTTCTGCAGCTGGAGATCGAAGGCTTGGAACAGACTCTGGACATCGCCGGCTCCATCGAG GCCTTATCCTCGCTGGAATCTGTCACCACTTCCTATCCATTCTTCTACAGGCCCCAGAGCCTGAGACTGGGAGACGCTGAATACCTGCACCCCCCGGACCACTTCTATCAGCAGGTGGCCCTGGAG ACAAACGGCTGGCGCCTGAGCACAGTGAATAAGGACTTCTCCGTGTGTGCCAGCTACCCGCCAGTCTTGGTGGTGCCCCGCGAGATAGGGGACGAGGTCCTGGCACGAAGCGCCCGCTTCCGGCAAGGTGGCCGCTTCCCTGTGCTCTGCTACTATCACAGTAACAAGGGAACA GTAATGCTCCGCTCCAGCCAGCCCCTGCAGGGGGCCAATCGGCGACGCTGTGCGGAGGACGAGGAGCTGCTGCAGGCGGCCCTGGCTCTGGGCGGAGGGCAGGGCTTAGTACTGGACACCCGCTCAGCCCAGGCGGTCAAACAGGCCCGAATAACCGGGGGCGGCACGGAGGCCAAGGCCGCCTACCCCGGCTGGAAGCGGCTGCACCGGCCCCTGGAGAG GGGTCGGCCGCTGCAGGACAGTTTTGTGCGTCTGGTAGAGGCCTGTACAGACCCCTCGCTGAGCATGGATCGATGGCTCAGCCGGCTAGATGGCTGTCGGTGGTTGACGCATGTTAAGGAAGCACTGACCACAGCCTGCCTGGCAGCCCAAGGCATGGATAG GGAAGGGGTCTGTATCCTGGTACATGGGGCTGAGGGCACAGACACCACCCTCCTGGTGACGTCACTGACACAACTCATCCTGGACCCCAAGTGCCGAACAATGCGTGGCTTCCAAAGCCTGCTGGAACGTGAATGGATCCAG GCTGGCCACCCTTTTCAGCAGCGTTGTGCCCACTCAGCCTATGCCCAGGGCCGCCCCAAACACGAGGCACCCCTCTTTCTGCTCTTCCTGGACTGTGTGTGGCAGCTGAGCCGTCAGTTCCCGCTATCCCTTGAGTTTGGGGAAGGGATGCTGCTGGCCTTGTTTGAGCACGCTTATGCCTCACCCTTCGGCACCTTCCTCTGCAACAGCGAGAAGGAGAG GTACCTGTGTGACGTGAAGACCAAGACCCACTCCCTGTGGTCCAGTCTGAATCAATCAGAGAAGCGAAAGAGCCTCTGTAACCCAGTCTACTCGCCCAACCCCCTGGTCTTGTGGCCCTCGGTGGAACCCCAGAGCCTTCAGCTGTGGGCAG GTCTTTTCCTACGCTGGACTCGACCACCTGAGCCTGCCCAAGAAGCATGGCAACAACTTTGGAAAATAGTGACGGAAGAAGAGGTGACAGACACTCTATGA
- the LOC140504632 gene encoding myotubularin-related protein 9-like isoform X1 — MEFSELIRTGRAEALLLSSPGQTPVRGTLCITSHHLLLSAGHGSPSDLWLLLRNVDAVEKRVAGNSGTITLKCKDLNVLQLEIEGLEQTLDIAGSIEALSSLESVTTSYPFFYRPQSLRLGDAEYLHPPDHFYQQVALETNGWRLSTVNKDFSVCASYPPVLVVPREIGDEVLARSARFRQGGRFPVLCYYHSNKGTVMLRSSQPLQGANRRRCAEDEELLQAALALGGGQGLVLDTRSAQAVKQARITGGGTEAKAAYPGWKRLHRPLERGRPLQDSFVRLVEACTDPSLSMDRWLSRLDGCRWLTHVKEALTTACLAAQGMDREGVCILVHGAEGTDTTLLVTSLTQLILDPKCRTMRGFQSLLEREWIQAGHPFQQRCAHSAYAQGRPKHEAPLFLLFLDCVWQLSRQFPLSLEFGEGMLLALFEHAYASPFGTFLCNSEKERYLCDVKTKTHSLWSSLNQSEKRKSLCNPVYSPNPLVLWPSVEPQSLQLWAGKVSLPFCLPSLSTASSPWLSSLIGFLPNPNSRSFPTLDSTT, encoded by the exons ATGGAGTTCTCGGAGCTGATCCGTACTGGTCGGGCGGAGGCGCTCCTTCTGTCCAGTCCTGGGCAGACGCCGGTGCGGGGCACCCTGTGTATCACCAGCCACCACCTGCTGCTGTCTGCCGGGCACGGAAGCCCTAGCGACCTGTGGCTGCTGCTGCGCAACGTGGATGCTGTGGAAAAGCG GGTGGCAGGAAACTCGGGCACCATCACCCTGAAATGTAAGGACCTGAACGTTCTGCAGCTGGAGATCGAAGGCTTGGAACAGACTCTGGACATCGCCGGCTCCATCGAG GCCTTATCCTCGCTGGAATCTGTCACCACTTCCTATCCATTCTTCTACAGGCCCCAGAGCCTGAGACTGGGAGACGCTGAATACCTGCACCCCCCGGACCACTTCTATCAGCAGGTGGCCCTGGAG ACAAACGGCTGGCGCCTGAGCACAGTGAATAAGGACTTCTCCGTGTGTGCCAGCTACCCGCCAGTCTTGGTGGTGCCCCGCGAGATAGGGGACGAGGTCCTGGCACGAAGCGCCCGCTTCCGGCAAGGTGGCCGCTTCCCTGTGCTCTGCTACTATCACAGTAACAAGGGAACA GTAATGCTCCGCTCCAGCCAGCCCCTGCAGGGGGCCAATCGGCGACGCTGTGCGGAGGACGAGGAGCTGCTGCAGGCGGCCCTGGCTCTGGGCGGAGGGCAGGGCTTAGTACTGGACACCCGCTCAGCCCAGGCGGTCAAACAGGCCCGAATAACCGGGGGCGGCACGGAGGCCAAGGCCGCCTACCCCGGCTGGAAGCGGCTGCACCGGCCCCTGGAGAG GGGTCGGCCGCTGCAGGACAGTTTTGTGCGTCTGGTAGAGGCCTGTACAGACCCCTCGCTGAGCATGGATCGATGGCTCAGCCGGCTAGATGGCTGTCGGTGGTTGACGCATGTTAAGGAAGCACTGACCACAGCCTGCCTGGCAGCCCAAGGCATGGATAG GGAAGGGGTCTGTATCCTGGTACATGGGGCTGAGGGCACAGACACCACCCTCCTGGTGACGTCACTGACACAACTCATCCTGGACCCCAAGTGCCGAACAATGCGTGGCTTCCAAAGCCTGCTGGAACGTGAATGGATCCAG GCTGGCCACCCTTTTCAGCAGCGTTGTGCCCACTCAGCCTATGCCCAGGGCCGCCCCAAACACGAGGCACCCCTCTTTCTGCTCTTCCTGGACTGTGTGTGGCAGCTGAGCCGTCAGTTCCCGCTATCCCTTGAGTTTGGGGAAGGGATGCTGCTGGCCTTGTTTGAGCACGCTTATGCCTCACCCTTCGGCACCTTCCTCTGCAACAGCGAGAAGGAGAG GTACCTGTGTGACGTGAAGACCAAGACCCACTCCCTGTGGTCCAGTCTGAATCAATCAGAGAAGCGAAAGAGCCTCTGTAACCCAGTCTACTCGCCCAACCCCCTGGTCTTGTGGCCCTCGGTGGAACCCCAGAGCCTTCAGCTGTGGGCAGGTAAGGTATCCCTCCCATTCTGCCTGCCATCACTCAGTACAGCCTCTTCTCCATGGCTCAGCTCTCTAATCGGCTTCCTTCCCAATCCCAATTCCAGGTCTTTTCCTACGCTGGACTCGACCACCTGA